The following are from one region of the Prochlorococcus marinus str. SB genome:
- a CDS encoding NAD(P)H-dependent oxidoreductase, with protein sequence MTETKDLIIITASCGKNLELSEKFLEKSNELNISSEILDLTTLDIPLFNPRIHSKENIPNEIEELKKKLFEIERWVICAPEYNGSIPPILSNFIAWLSISGDDFRNLFNGQPIAIATFSGGIGLELLTSLRIQLVHLGSQVLGRQLLSSYSKPIDTKTIEDIIQRLLQMKKLKT encoded by the coding sequence ATGACTGAAACAAAAGATCTAATAATCATTACGGCTAGTTGTGGTAAAAATCTAGAACTTTCTGAAAAATTTCTTGAAAAAAGTAATGAACTGAACATAAGTTCTGAAATTTTAGATCTTACTACTCTTGATATTCCATTATTTAATCCAAGAATTCACAGCAAAGAAAATATTCCAAATGAAATAGAAGAATTAAAAAAAAAGCTTTTCGAGATTGAAAGGTGGGTGATTTGTGCGCCTGAGTATAATGGATCTATACCTCCCATTCTCTCCAACTTCATAGCATGGCTATCTATTTCGGGAGATGACTTTAGGAATTTATTTAATGGTCAACCTATTGCAATTGCAACATTTTCTGGTGGGATAGGGTTAGAACTACTGACCTCATTACGAATTCAATTAGTGCATTTAGGAAGTCAAGTATTAGGAAGACAACTTTTGTCGTCATATAGTAAACCTATAGATACAAAAACTATTGAAGATATTATTCAAAGACTTTTACAAATGAAAAAATTAAAAACATAA
- a CDS encoding diflavin flavoprotein: protein MSDINLALVEENQNLSEFEITENFSCVRFLDQNKERFELEFNLEKGTSFNTFFIRSHEELFIIHPPEKKYLNSFNKLISRFCDQFKLDKINFISGHINPQIIETIKNISTQFKNTTITCSNPGYKLISELWNQRNPTVDNFIEIQLPEINIIKKELNLELDNFSLELIPIPTARWPGGLIIYERNQEILLSEKIFSAHIASKYWSETNRVSTEIDRKHFYDCLMAPMSNQVVSITEKISDYDIKTIAPLHGPAIEYSLKSFLNDYIRWGENLSRNNPKIALIYASAYGNTASIGDALAKGINRTSVEVESINCEFTPNDVLVKSIQNADGYLIGSPTLGGHAPTPIVSALGTLLAEGNRDKPVGIFGSFGWSGEAIDLLETKLKDGGFKFGFEPIRIKFSPNKPKIKELEEIGTHFGRKIIKKAKKKPRKSDTGMITSKTDPKLQALGRVIGSLCVLTASKGKDENNIKGAMLASWVSQASFSPPGLSIAVAKDRSVESLLQIGDSFALNILSEKDFKEPLKRFTKPFAPGEDRFEGINIELTPNEQIIIPESLAWLDAAVKERMECGDHWVIYAEVLHGNILKSDSLTAVHHRKTGANY from the coding sequence ATGTCAGATATTAATTTAGCCTTAGTTGAAGAAAATCAAAACTTATCAGAATTTGAAATTACTGAAAATTTTTCTTGTGTTAGATTCTTAGACCAAAATAAAGAAAGATTTGAACTTGAATTTAACCTTGAAAAAGGAACCTCCTTTAATACTTTTTTCATAAGAAGTCATGAGGAACTTTTTATTATTCATCCACCTGAGAAAAAATATTTAAATTCATTTAATAAATTAATTTCTAGGTTTTGCGATCAATTTAAATTAGATAAAATAAACTTCATTTCTGGTCATATTAATCCCCAAATCATTGAAACTATAAAAAATATAAGTACCCAATTTAAAAACACAACTATTACTTGCTCTAATCCAGGTTATAAACTTATTAGCGAACTTTGGAATCAAAGAAATCCTACCGTAGATAACTTTATTGAAATTCAATTACCTGAAATAAACATAATTAAAAAAGAACTTAATTTAGAATTAGACAACTTTTCACTAGAGTTAATTCCTATTCCAACAGCACGTTGGCCTGGTGGCCTCATAATTTATGAACGTAATCAAGAAATACTTCTGAGTGAAAAAATTTTTTCTGCACACATCGCATCTAAATATTGGTCTGAAACAAATCGAGTTAGTACAGAAATTGATAGGAAACATTTTTATGATTGCTTGATGGCACCAATGTCTAATCAAGTAGTATCAATAACTGAAAAAATATCAGATTATGACATTAAAACTATTGCACCATTACATGGTCCCGCGATCGAATATAGCTTAAAAAGCTTTTTAAATGACTATATTAGATGGGGAGAGAATCTCTCAAGAAATAATCCTAAGATCGCTCTGATATATGCAAGTGCATATGGAAATACAGCCTCAATTGGTGATGCATTAGCTAAAGGGATAAATAGAACATCTGTAGAAGTTGAAAGTATTAATTGCGAATTTACACCTAATGATGTACTTGTAAAATCTATCCAAAATGCTGATGGATATTTAATAGGCTCACCCACATTGGGTGGTCACGCCCCAACTCCAATAGTTAGTGCGCTAGGAACATTGTTAGCAGAGGGTAATAGAGATAAGCCAGTGGGAATTTTTGGCAGTTTTGGCTGGAGCGGCGAAGCTATAGATTTACTTGAAACAAAATTAAAAGACGGTGGTTTTAAGTTTGGTTTTGAACCTATAAGGATTAAATTTAGTCCAAATAAACCAAAGATTAAAGAGTTAGAAGAAATAGGAACTCACTTTGGTAGAAAAATTATAAAAAAAGCAAAGAAAAAACCCAGAAAATCAGATACTGGAATGATTACAAGCAAAACGGATCCAAAACTACAAGCTCTTGGAAGAGTAATTGGCTCACTTTGTGTCCTAACAGCCTCTAAAGGCAAAGATGAAAATAATATTAAAGGAGCTATGCTTGCATCTTGGGTTAGTCAAGCAAGTTTTTCTCCACCCGGGTTAAGTATTGCAGTAGCAAAAGATAGATCGGTAGAGTCTCTTCTGCAAATAGGAGATTCTTTTGCATTAAATATTCTTAGTGAAAAAGATTTTAAAGAACCTTTGAAAAGATTCACAAAGCCCTTTGCACCTGGAGAAGATAGATTTGAAGGAATAAATATTGAATTAACTCCTAATGAACAGATAATCATTCCTGAATCGCTTGCATGGTTGGATGCTGCTGTAAAAGAGAGAATGGAATGTGGAGATCATTGGGTAATCTACGCCGAAGTACTACACGGTAATATACTAAAATCCGATAGTCTAACGGCAGTTCATCACCGCAAAACAGGTGCTAACTATTAA
- the mrdA gene encoding penicillin-binding protein 2, with protein sequence MKTSPNKNLFSLKRQPLVLLIFSSVSFLLILFRLIFLQLLNYESFKKMSDENRIRLIASQPIRGRIIDKNGYVLADSRVKYSLIIKPQSVNKSNWEQHKSSISNLLNIDSNVIQKKYSDGLKNQKLSVIILEDLNVDQLIKFQENEDNLISFEIATKLIRNYPYKTLAAHVIGYTQPVTELEYKFLSKKGYKLNDLIGRTGIEYVYEDFIRGEWGGEMVEVNSLGKFQRSLGIRPSVQGNDIQLTIDLNLQLVAEEVLKDKKAGAIIVMDPRDGAIRAMASKPTFDLNFFSKDFKPEKEYNTLFNSPEKPLFNRALNAYDPGSVWKIVTALAGLESGKFPRETMLDTKPCITYGSQCFREHNDLGFGVIGYEDALRVSSNTFFYQVGYGAGVDEIHKVSRKLGFNSLSGIEISEQENKGLVASSEWAKKGRGWGQPGRTPWVPEDIASMSIGQFVVQVTPIQIARAYAAIANGGYLVTPHLTKKDEESLLDKKRIPIDIDPQNIQLIKSGLRKVVESGTGVSINYGVSNLPPVSGKTGTAEDGEGGSDHAWFVCFTPSENSELLVVAFAQNTPGGGSVHALPMAREILKVWNEKK encoded by the coding sequence ATAAAAACAAGTCCCAATAAAAACCTTTTTTCATTAAAAAGACAACCTCTAGTTTTACTTATTTTTTCTTCTGTTTCCTTTTTATTAATACTATTTAGGTTAATTTTTTTACAACTTTTAAATTATGAATCTTTTAAGAAGATGTCTGATGAGAATAGGATCAGACTTATTGCTTCACAGCCAATTCGCGGCAGAATAATTGATAAAAATGGTTATGTTTTAGCAGATAGTAGAGTTAAATATTCTTTAATAATAAAGCCTCAATCTGTTAATAAAAGCAATTGGGAACAACATAAATCAAGTATCTCTAACTTGTTAAATATTGATAGTAATGTAATTCAAAAAAAATACTCTGATGGTCTTAAAAATCAGAAACTTTCAGTAATTATTCTTGAGGATTTAAATGTAGATCAATTAATAAAATTTCAGGAGAATGAAGATAATTTAATTAGTTTTGAAATAGCTACCAAATTAATTAGAAATTATCCTTATAAAACCCTTGCTGCCCATGTAATTGGTTATACTCAGCCAGTTACTGAATTAGAATATAAATTTTTATCTAAGAAGGGTTATAAATTAAATGACTTAATCGGTAGGACGGGAATTGAATATGTTTACGAAGATTTTATAAGAGGTGAATGGGGCGGAGAAATGGTTGAAGTAAATTCATTAGGAAAATTTCAAAGATCATTGGGTATAAGACCTTCAGTACAAGGTAATGATATTCAACTAACAATCGATCTTAATCTGCAGTTAGTTGCTGAGGAGGTTCTTAAAGATAAAAAAGCTGGAGCCATAATAGTAATGGATCCAAGAGATGGTGCAATAAGAGCCATGGCAAGTAAACCTACATTCGATTTAAATTTTTTCTCAAAGGATTTTAAACCTGAGAAAGAATATAATACACTTTTTAATTCTCCTGAAAAACCTTTATTTAATAGAGCATTAAATGCCTACGATCCAGGAAGCGTTTGGAAAATTGTAACGGCTTTAGCTGGCTTGGAAAGTGGAAAATTTCCTAGAGAAACAATGTTAGATACGAAACCATGTATCACTTATGGAAGCCAATGTTTCAGGGAACATAATGATTTAGGTTTTGGAGTAATAGGTTATGAAGATGCTTTAAGAGTTTCGAGTAATACATTTTTTTATCAAGTCGGATATGGTGCAGGAGTTGATGAAATTCATAAGGTTTCTAGAAAACTTGGTTTTAATTCTTTATCTGGAATTGAAATTTCTGAACAAGAAAATAAAGGATTAGTAGCAAGTAGTGAGTGGGCTAAAAAAGGCAGAGGATGGGGGCAACCAGGAAGAACTCCATGGGTCCCAGAAGATATTGCGAGTATGTCTATTGGACAATTTGTTGTTCAAGTTACCCCTATTCAAATAGCTAGAGCTTATGCTGCTATTGCAAATGGAGGTTATTTAGTTACTCCACATTTGACTAAAAAAGATGAAGAAAGTCTTTTAGATAAAAAACGTATTCCAATTGACATTGATCCACAAAATATTCAATTGATAAAAAGTGGTCTTCGGAAAGTAGTAGAGTCTGGCACAGGAGTATCAATTAATTATGGAGTTTCAAATTTACCTCCAGTGTCAGGTAAAACAGGAACTGCTGAAGACGGTGAAGGTGGCTCAGATCATGCTTGGTTCGTTTGCTTTACACCCTCTGAAAATAGCGAATTACTTGTAGTTGCTTTTGCACAGAATACTCCTGGTGGTGGATCTGTTCACGCCCTGCCAATGGCAAGAGAAATTTTAAAAGTTTGGAATGAGAAAAAATGA
- a CDS encoding diflavin flavoprotein produces MIASAQTNNSKLAQTNNRLTVQSENFADDSCAIRSLDWDRSRFDIEFGLRNGTTYNSFIIKGEKLAIIDTSHAKFEELWFEELLKKVNPQEVDYLITSHTEPDHSGLIGNLLELNKNITVVGSKLALKFIEDQIHIPFKRLEVKSGEFLNLGTNHNSGLEHNIEFISAPNLHWPDTIFSYDHSTNVLYTCDAFGLHYCSDEFFDTDQKEIYDDFRFYYDCLMGPNARSVMQAIKRIDKLPELKTIAVGHGPLLHNQVNFWKGKYLEWSSNKSKGKDFVSVCYISDYGYCDRLSQAISHGISKADAQVQSIDLRSSDPQELTSLISESKAVVIPTWPVDSDNELKESLGTLFAALKPKQFTAVYDAFGGNDEPIDSLANKLRELGQKEAFSPLRVKNIPDPIVYQQFEEAGTDLGQLINKKKNIASMKSLDSNLDKALGRLSGGLYVVTASQGEGSTFRQSAMVASWVSQASFSPPGITVAVAKDRAIESYMQVGKGFVVNILREDNYQKMFRHFLKRFSPGADRFADVDVISNIAEGGPVLSDSLAFLDCKVSSRLETPDHWIIYGIVENGNVSDLSCKTAVHHRKVANHY; encoded by the coding sequence ATGATAGCCTCTGCCCAGACAAATAATTCTAAATTGGCTCAAACTAATAACAGGCTGACGGTTCAATCTGAAAACTTTGCTGATGATTCTTGTGCCATAAGATCTTTGGATTGGGATCGCAGTAGATTTGATATTGAATTTGGTTTAAGAAATGGAACTACTTACAATAGTTTTATTATTAAAGGAGAGAAACTAGCAATTATTGATACTAGTCACGCAAAGTTCGAAGAACTATGGTTTGAAGAATTACTGAAAAAAGTAAATCCGCAAGAAGTTGATTATCTAATTACTAGCCATACAGAACCTGATCATTCTGGTTTAATAGGAAATCTTTTAGAATTAAACAAAAATATCACAGTAGTTGGATCAAAATTAGCACTTAAATTTATTGAAGACCAAATACATATTCCCTTCAAACGTCTAGAGGTTAAGAGTGGAGAGTTTTTAAATCTAGGAACTAATCATAATAGTGGATTAGAACATAATATTGAATTTATAAGTGCACCAAATTTACACTGGCCAGATACTATATTTTCATATGATCACAGCACAAATGTTCTCTATACATGTGATGCATTTGGACTCCATTATTGTTCTGACGAATTTTTTGACACAGATCAAAAAGAAATATACGATGATTTCCGTTTTTATTACGATTGCCTTATGGGCCCAAACGCTAGAAGCGTTATGCAGGCAATTAAAAGAATAGATAAGCTACCTGAATTAAAAACAATAGCTGTTGGTCATGGGCCTTTGCTCCATAATCAGGTCAATTTTTGGAAAGGAAAATATCTTGAATGGAGTAGTAATAAAAGCAAAGGCAAAGATTTTGTTTCAGTATGCTACATAAGCGACTATGGTTATTGTGATCGACTAAGTCAAGCGATATCTCATGGAATAAGCAAAGCAGATGCTCAGGTTCAGTCAATTGATTTAAGATCTTCTGACCCACAAGAATTAACAAGTTTAATTTCCGAATCAAAAGCAGTAGTCATTCCCACATGGCCGGTAGACTCAGATAATGAATTAAAAGAATCTCTCGGTACTTTATTTGCAGCACTAAAACCAAAACAATTTACTGCAGTTTATGATGCATTTGGTGGAAATGATGAACCTATAGATTCCTTAGCAAATAAATTAAGAGAACTTGGTCAGAAAGAAGCTTTCTCTCCCTTAAGAGTTAAAAATATTCCAGATCCCATTGTTTATCAACAATTCGAAGAAGCAGGAACTGACTTGGGTCAATTAATCAATAAAAAGAAGAATATTGCCTCTATGAAGAGCCTTGATTCAAATTTAGATAAAGCGTTAGGGAGATTAAGTGGTGGATTATATGTAGTTACAGCGAGCCAAGGCGAAGGTTCTACATTTAGACAAAGTGCAATGGTCGCAAGTTGGGTTAGTCAAGCAAGCTTTTCTCCGCCAGGTATTACAGTGGCAGTAGCAAAAGATAGAGCTATTGAATCATATATGCAAGTTGGGAAAGGTTTTGTTGTGAATATTCTAAGAGAAGATAACTATCAAAAAATGTTCAGACATTTTTTAAAAAGATTTTCCCCTGGAGCTGATAGGTTTGCAGATGTAGATGTAATTAGCAACATCGCAGAAGGAGGACCAGTGCTCTCAGATTCCCTTGCCTTTTTAGATTGTAAAGTTAGTTCCAGATTAGAGACTCCAGACCATTGGATAATTTACGGAATAGTTGAAAATGGTAATGTTTCTGACTTATCATGCAAGACAGCAGTTCATCACAGAAAAGTTGCTAATCACTATTGA
- the ndk gene encoding nucleoside-diphosphate kinase, with the protein MTKERTFIAIKPDGVQRGYVSEIIGRFEKKGFKLVGLKQLIPSKELAQNHYGVHRERPFFGDLVDFISSGPVVAMVWEGEGVILSARKLIGATKPLEAEPGTIRGDLAIDIGRNIIHGSDGEDTAKFEIDLWFNEEELCDWETSDSKWRSEN; encoded by the coding sequence ATGACCAAAGAGAGAACCTTTATTGCAATTAAACCAGATGGAGTTCAAAGAGGATATGTTTCTGAGATTATTGGCAGATTTGAAAAAAAAGGATTTAAATTGGTTGGTTTAAAGCAATTAATTCCTTCAAAAGAACTTGCTCAAAATCATTATGGAGTACATAGAGAAAGACCCTTTTTTGGTGATTTAGTAGACTTTATTTCAAGTGGCCCTGTTGTAGCAATGGTGTGGGAAGGCGAAGGAGTTATTTTGAGTGCCAGAAAACTAATAGGAGCAACAAAACCTCTGGAAGCAGAGCCTGGAACAATTAGAGGTGATTTAGCTATTGATATTGGGAGAAATATTATTCATGGTTCTGACGGTGAAGATACAGCAAAATTTGAAATTGATCTGTGGTTTAACGAAGAGGAATTATGTGATTGGGAAACTTCTGATTCGAAATGGCGATCTGAAAATTAA
- the speA gene encoding biosynthetic arginine decarboxylase, whose amino-acid sequence MTNFEPKKLKNIWTIEDSISTYNIDKWGDKYFSINSKGNISVTKDIKSENKIDLFKLVKELKSREINPPLIIRFNDILKDRINALHDSFLKAIKTYKYTNIYQGVFPVKCNQQKNVLEKIIEFGSQWNFGLEVGSKSELLIGLALLENQNSLLICNGYKDKKYIQIATLARKLGKNPIIVIEQRDEVKRIIQAVHELNATPLIGIRAKLSSKSSGRWGKSIGDNSKFGLSIPEIMLTIKELKEANLINEMKLLHFHIGSQISDIAVIKDALQEASQIYVELCKLGAPMQYIDVGGGLGIDFDGTKTSSNTSTNYSLQNYANDVIATIKDSCELNNIKHPTIISESGRAIISHCSVLIFNVLGTSHVSSKLQIFDKKNQQLIISNLLETFYELKKLKNKKINLSQIIELWNDAKKFKEDCLVAFRLGFLSLAERAYAEELTWACAKEISNNLNNDEINHPDLSEITETLASTYYANLSIFKSIPDSWAINQIFPIMPIHRHLEEPFCKGNFADLTCDSDGKLNNFIDDGKIKSLLNLHKPEEGKDYLIGIFMTGAYQEALGNLHNLFGSTNIVHIDINQDDSYKVKNIIKEDSKSEILQLLDYSSASLVESIRINTESAIDQKKLTIEEARKLMDQIEISLRKSSYLSE is encoded by the coding sequence TTGACCAATTTTGAGCCGAAAAAATTAAAGAATATTTGGACTATTGAAGATAGTATTTCGACCTATAACATAGATAAATGGGGAGATAAATATTTTTCTATAAATTCCAAAGGAAATATATCAGTCACTAAAGATATAAAATCTGAAAATAAGATTGATCTTTTTAAGCTTGTCAAAGAACTTAAGAGTAGAGAAATAAATCCTCCATTAATCATAAGATTTAATGATATCTTGAAAGATCGCATAAATGCATTACATGATTCTTTTTTAAAAGCAATAAAAACCTATAAATATACCAACATTTATCAAGGCGTTTTTCCTGTCAAATGTAATCAACAGAAAAATGTCCTAGAAAAGATAATAGAGTTTGGTAGTCAATGGAACTTTGGTTTAGAAGTAGGAAGTAAATCAGAACTATTAATTGGCCTTGCACTTCTTGAAAACCAAAATTCATTATTAATATGCAACGGATATAAAGATAAAAAATATATTCAGATTGCTACTTTGGCCAGAAAACTCGGCAAAAATCCAATAATAGTTATTGAACAACGAGATGAGGTAAAAAGAATTATTCAAGCAGTTCATGAACTTAACGCGACTCCATTGATAGGAATTAGAGCAAAGTTATCAAGTAAAAGTAGTGGTAGGTGGGGTAAATCTATTGGGGATAATTCCAAATTTGGATTATCAATCCCAGAAATTATGTTGACAATAAAAGAACTAAAAGAAGCGAATCTTATCAACGAAATGAAATTGCTCCATTTTCATATAGGCAGTCAAATAAGTGATATTGCTGTTATCAAAGACGCATTACAAGAAGCGAGTCAAATATATGTTGAACTATGCAAACTAGGAGCCCCAATGCAATATATCGACGTTGGTGGAGGATTAGGGATAGATTTTGATGGAACTAAAACCTCCTCAAACACCTCTACTAACTATTCTCTTCAAAATTATGCTAACGATGTAATTGCAACTATTAAAGATTCATGTGAATTAAATAATATCAAGCATCCAACCATAATCTCAGAAAGTGGAAGAGCAATAATTAGTCATTGTTCAGTTTTAATTTTTAATGTCTTAGGAACAAGCCATGTCAGTTCCAAACTACAAATTTTTGATAAAAAAAATCAACAATTAATAATTTCAAATTTACTTGAAACTTTCTATGAATTAAAAAAACTTAAAAATAAAAAAATAAATTTATCTCAAATAATTGAACTATGGAATGATGCAAAAAAGTTTAAAGAAGATTGCTTAGTCGCTTTTAGATTAGGATTTTTAAGTTTGGCAGAAAGAGCTTATGCTGAAGAACTTACTTGGGCTTGCGCGAAAGAAATTTCTAATAACCTGAATAATGATGAAATCAATCACCCTGATTTATCTGAAATTACAGAAACTCTTGCATCAACTTATTATGCAAATTTATCTATCTTTAAATCTATTCCCGATAGCTGGGCAATAAATCAGATTTTTCCAATAATGCCAATACATAGGCACTTAGAGGAGCCGTTCTGCAAGGGCAACTTTGCAGATTTAACTTGTGATTCAGATGGGAAACTAAATAATTTTATTGATGATGGAAAAATTAAATCATTACTAAATTTACATAAGCCAGAGGAAGGTAAAGATTATCTAATTGGAATTTTTATGACTGGAGCTTATCAAGAAGCATTAGGAAACTTGCACAATTTATTTGGCAGTACAAACATTGTTCATATAGACATAAATCAAGATGATTCATATAAGGTCAAAAATATTATTAAAGAGGACAGTAAATCTGAAATTTTGCAATTATTAGATTACAGTTCAGCTTCTTTGGTTGAATCTATAAGAATCAATACTGAATCAGCAATTGATCAAAAAAAATTAACTATTGAAGAAGCAAGGAAATTAATGGATCAAATCGAAATTAGTCTCAGAAAAAGTAGTTATTTATCAGAATGA
- the alaS gene encoding alanine--tRNA ligase, translated as MTSQLIKKIVTGDEIRDAFLKFYSEKLHKIIPSASLIPDDPTVMLTIAGMLPFKPVFLGLKERPSKRATSSQKCIRTNDIENVGVTARHHTFFEMLGNFSFGDYFKREAIQWAWELVTNIYQLSVENIIVSVFHEDEESAKIWRDEIGIHPDRIVKLGEEDNFWSSGKTGPCGPCSELYYDFHPEKGLHNIDLEDGDRFIEFYNLVFMQYNRDPNGKLTDLKFKNIDTGMGLERMAQILQKKQNNYETDLIFPIIQKICEIANIDYFSSDDKNKISLKIIGDHTRAVIHLISDGVAASNLGRGYILRRLIRRMVRHGRLLGIKNEFLPHIASVGINLMQNNYPDLKNNNDLILNEIKIEEIRFRETLERGEKLLDEIISSGQKLISGFKAFELYDTYGFPLELTVEIAEENSISVDVKGFEEEMNAQKERAKAASSNIDLTLEGSLEREIDLFNKTVFNGYISLLSEAEIKGIFLDSTLVKQASEGQKVLIVLDQTTFYGESGGQVGDIGTIFSKDVEVLVDNVMRKKNVFLHYGTIKKGILTIGQKVKTNVSSSNRAKAAANHTATHLLQSALKSVVNESVGQKGSLVAFNKLRFDFNSSNPISKDQISKIETLVNSWIIENHALEIKNMSKSEALEKGAVAMFGEKYDDEVRVVNVPGVSMELCGGTHVKTTSELGSFKIISEEGISAGVRRIEALSGQSALDYFSDRNALVNKLSDLLKANPNQLFERVSNLQAELMNKNKEIQKMKDEIAYFKYSSIKSSAEIVNSFSILVNQIDGLDGNSLQSAALNLTSNLGNKAIVILGGIPNPENRKLLFVVSLGDDVVKIGLHAGKLINEIARICSGGGGGKPNFAQAGAKDIDKLTDALDYAKNYLQKIIDSHSDK; from the coding sequence ATGACATCTCAACTAATTAAAAAAATAGTTACTGGAGATGAGATAAGAGATGCTTTTTTAAAATTTTACAGTGAAAAATTACATAAAATCATTCCAAGTGCATCTTTGATTCCGGATGACCCTACGGTTATGCTCACAATTGCTGGAATGCTACCTTTTAAACCAGTTTTTTTAGGTTTAAAAGAAAGACCATCAAAAAGGGCTACATCTAGCCAAAAGTGCATCAGAACAAATGATATAGAAAACGTTGGAGTTACAGCAAGACACCACACTTTTTTTGAAATGCTTGGTAATTTTTCTTTTGGAGATTATTTTAAACGAGAGGCTATTCAATGGGCTTGGGAATTAGTTACTAATATTTATCAACTTTCTGTTGAAAATATAATTGTGAGTGTTTTTCACGAAGACGAAGAGTCTGCAAAAATTTGGAGAGATGAAATTGGTATTCATCCAGATAGGATAGTTAAATTAGGTGAGGAAGATAATTTTTGGTCATCTGGCAAAACAGGTCCATGTGGACCTTGTTCAGAACTTTATTATGATTTTCATCCTGAAAAGGGTTTGCACAATATTGATTTAGAAGATGGAGATCGTTTTATTGAATTTTATAATCTTGTTTTTATGCAATATAATCGTGATCCTAATGGAAAATTGACAGATTTAAAATTTAAAAATATTGATACAGGTATGGGTCTTGAAAGGATGGCTCAAATACTACAAAAAAAGCAAAATAATTATGAGACAGATTTAATTTTTCCTATTATTCAAAAAATTTGTGAGATTGCAAATATTGATTATTTTTCTTCAGATGATAAAAACAAAATTTCTTTAAAAATCATTGGTGATCATACAAGAGCTGTTATTCATCTAATTTCTGATGGAGTAGCAGCAAGTAATCTCGGCAGGGGATATATATTAAGAAGGCTTATTAGAAGAATGGTCAGACATGGGAGATTATTAGGTATAAAAAATGAATTTTTACCTCATATTGCTTCTGTCGGGATCAATTTAATGCAAAATAATTATCCTGATTTAAAAAATAATAATGATTTAATTTTGAATGAGATAAAAATTGAAGAAATAAGATTTAGGGAAACTCTTGAAAGAGGAGAGAAATTGCTAGATGAGATAATTTCTTCAGGGCAGAAATTAATTTCTGGTTTTAAAGCTTTTGAGCTTTATGATACTTATGGATTTCCTCTAGAACTTACTGTAGAAATTGCAGAAGAAAATAGTATTAGTGTAGATGTAAAGGGTTTTGAAGAAGAGATGAATGCACAAAAAGAGAGAGCTAAAGCTGCTTCAAGTAATATTGATTTGACATTAGAGGGATCATTAGAGCGAGAAATAGATCTTTTTAACAAAACTGTTTTTAATGGTTATATTTCACTCCTTTCGGAAGCCGAAATAAAGGGTATATTCCTGGATTCAACATTAGTTAAGCAAGCAAGTGAAGGTCAGAAAGTTTTAATTGTTCTTGATCAGACAACTTTTTATGGAGAATCTGGCGGGCAAGTTGGTGATATTGGAACGATATTTTCAAAAGATGTAGAGGTCTTGGTTGATAATGTTATGAGAAAGAAAAATGTTTTTTTACATTATGGAACGATCAAAAAAGGAATATTAACTATTGGACAAAAAGTTAAGACTAATGTTAGCTCCTCTAATAGAGCTAAGGCTGCTGCAAATCATACAGCTACTCATTTATTACAATCTGCACTTAAATCAGTTGTGAATGAAAGCGTTGGACAAAAAGGTTCATTAGTAGCCTTTAATAAATTACGATTTGACTTTAATTCCTCTAATCCTATTTCTAAAGATCAAATTTCTAAGATTGAGACTTTAGTTAACTCTTGGATTATAGAAAATCATGCCCTAGAAATAAAAAACATGTCTAAGAGTGAGGCTCTTGAAAAGGGCGCAGTCGCCATGTTTGGAGAAAAATATGATGATGAAGTGCGAGTTGTTAATGTACCAGGAGTTTCAATGGAACTTTGTGGTGGCACACATGTTAAAACTACATCCGAATTAGGTTCTTTCAAAATAATTAGTGAGGAAGGAATCTCAGCTGGAGTCAGAAGAATTGAAGCATTATCAGGCCAATCAGCATTAGACTATTTCAGTGATAGAAATGCTTTAGTAAATAAACTCAGTGATTTGTTAAAAGCAAATCCTAATCAACTTTTTGAAAGAGTTAGTAATTTGCAAGCAGAACTTATGAATAAGAATAAAGAGATACAAAAAATGAAAGATGAAATTGCATATTTTAAATACTCTTCTATAAAATCATCCGCAGAAATAGTAAATTCTTTTTCAATTTTAGTTAATCAGATTGATGGCTTAGATGGGAATTCTTTGCAATCTGCAGCACTTAATTTAACTTCTAATTTGGGAAATAAAGCAATAGTGATTCTTGGGGGAATACCAAATCCAGAAAATAGAAAGTTGTTATTTGTAGTTTCTTTAGGTGATGATGTAGTAAAAATAGGATTGCATGCAGGTAAATTAATTAATGAGATTGCAAGAATTTGTTCGGGAGGTGGAGGAGGAAAGCCTAACTTTGCTCAAGCAGGTGCTAAAGATATTGATAAGTTAACTGATGCTCTAGATTATGCTAAAAATTATTTGCAAAAAATAATAGATAGTCATTCTGATAAATAA